The following proteins are encoded in a genomic region of Populus nigra chromosome 16, ddPopNigr1.1, whole genome shotgun sequence:
- the LOC133675729 gene encoding UPF0481 protein At3g47200-like: MSIALNIEGPSLSPSHSHPSHSTSCCTDHAWLQSLMTESRAGNSNQVNELEVPRVPSQFRKMKENTDCYEPLVVSIGPYHHGKKELKEMEKLKAEMAGQFVKDSRVTAEEMYSKVKELVSDARKCYAEESTCQFNDEKFAQMMFLDGYFILQVVSDKLEKQNLRKEEFASVRRDLFLLENQLPFRVLIPLMRIYKSKADHIAWKDKPSSRQKLSSESEDQDLMKMFVHFFEDIHAIPPQTESCWEMISNFLSELPRKLISRSTGTVNSLDFCYHLLDFFCWKFVYVGEELERERGGRRYGEITSWNRYYSVNELKNVGISFMPSNTRVFTDVKFKNTLLGGALCIPPLSIEEETKSLLLNLAAYETCAGWYYGRCTSYVCLMGSLIDKPEDVKELRSKGILRTTIGSDDRIAQIFKEITTNLVPNPTAYNEVKRSVESHYRSSVKRWILENKGPFSRAVVKYSFIYGIAVSALQAYLAETKEKPGFGNCSCSNATL; the protein is encoded by the exons ATGTCTATAGCACTAAATATTGAGGGCCCTTCACTTAGTCCTTCACATAGTCATCCTTCGCATAGTACAAGCTGCTGTACTGATCATGCGTGGCTGCAGTCCTTGATGACCGAAAGTAGGGCCGGAAATTCCAACCAAGTGAATGAGCTAGAGGTTCCAAGGGTTCCATCACAGTTTCGCAAAATGAAAGAGAACACGGATTGCTATGAGCCACTGGTTGTCTCCATCGGTCCCTATCACCATGGGAAAAAAGAACTCAAGGAAATGGAGAAGCTCAAGGCTGAAATGGCCGGCCAGTTTGTCAAAGATAGTAGAGTGACTGCTGAAGAAATGTACAGCAAGGTCAAAGAATTGGTCAGCGATGCAAGGAAATGCTATGCAGAGGAGTCAACATGTCAGTTCAACGATGAGAAATTCGCCCAGATGATGTTTCTTGATGGCTATTTCATTCTCCAGGTTGTCTCCGACAAGCTTGAGAAACAGAACCTGAGGAAGGAAGAATTTGCTTCGGTTAGAAGGGACTTGTTCTTACTAGAGAACCAACTCCCCTTTCGAGTTCTTATCCCATTGATGAG GATATATAAAAGCAAAGCGGATCACATTGCTTGGAAGGATAAGCCTTCATCCCGACAA AAGCTGAGTTCGGAAAGTGAAGATCAAGATTTGATGAAAATGTTTGTACATTTCTTCGAAGACATTCATGCAATACCTCCTCAAACAGAGTCGTGCTGGGAAATGATATCCAATTTTCTTTCAGAATTGCCAAGAAAATTAATATCAAGATCCACGGGTACTGTCAATAGTTTAGATTTCTGCTATCATCTTctcgattttttttgttggaagtTCGTATACGTCGGCGAAGAATTAGAACGTGAACGAGGGGGAAGAAGGTACGGGGAGATCACAAGCTGGAACCGGTATTATTCTGTCAACGAGCTTAAGAACGTTGGAATTTCTTTTATGCCAAGCAACACCCGTGTTTTCACCGATGTCAAGTTCAAAAATACATTGCTCGGTGGAGCACTCTGCATTCCTCCACTAAGCATAGAGGAAGAAACCAAGTCCTTGCTTCTGAACTTGGCAGCCTATGAAACATGCGCTGGTTGGTATTATGGTAGGTGCACTTCGTATGTATGCCTTATGGGTTCTCTGATTGATAAACCTGAAGATGTGAAGGAGCTGCGATCAAAGGGAATACTCCGCACCACTATAGGAAGTGACGATCGGATAGCACAAATCTTCAAAGAGATAACAACCAATCTTGTGCCCAACCCTACTGCTTACAATGAGGTCAAACGCTCTGTTGAATCGCATTATAGAAGCAGTGTGAAGAGATGGATCCTTGAAAATAAGGGTCCTTTTTCTAGAGCAGTGGTCAAGTACtcttttatttatggcattgcAGTAAGTGCCTTACAAGCTTACTTAGCAGAAACAAAAGAGAAACCAGGTTTCGGCAACTGCAGCTGCTCAAACGCCACCCTATAA